The sequence below is a genomic window from Synechococcus sp. PCC 7335.
ATGTAGAAAACGAACGTTTGTCGTTCAAGCGTTTACCTGCTGAGCTGGTTACGGCATAGCCTTCTAGTTCTGTGTTCTATTTTTCAATAGATATATTGCTTAAGGAGATGGTGATGACCATCTCCTTTTTTAGTTTCTAGTAGTTTTTTAGTTTCAAGAAGTTTCATCAATTCTTCTTGAAGAATGCATGTTAGCAACCTGCGCGTTCATATATGTTGAAGCTATCAGGGATCGTATCGAGAGGTTAATGTCCTTGGGTTGATGTCCTTGACTTCGGCCCAGCGCAAAAGTCTTCTTGGTGAACCAAAGGATAGCGATCGCTCATACTTTCGTTATCTTTCATTATTAGAATACTGCTAACGAGTTTGGAGTAGATTACGTGCTCTCCTAACACTTAGCGAGCTATCTATATTTCGACGGTCCGCTCCCAGTCGAATTGGCGTAGTTACATCTTGCTGTTGGACTTTCATCGCTGTTGGACTTTTATCGAAAAGATACTGTCAAATTAATAGGAGTCTAAATATACATAACTCTAAACAAACTACATAACCTAGATAAACCATCTAACTATCCATCTAACTATGTTTAAAGGGGCTATTCCACATGACAATGTCTTCTAGGCAGCCTGCTCAAGCCACCCCCCAACCGAGGCTTGAGCTCACCGGCTCGCGGCAGTTCACAGCTTGGCTAGCAGAGCAGGCGCTTAGTCTTGGCTTTACTACCTACCAGGCCGGTAAGCTCTTCTTGATTGGGCTGCAAAAGGACGGACGGCTCTCGGTTTTTGAACGCACCTTCGAACGCTGTATGGGCCTATGCGCAACAGGCAATAGCCTTTATATGAGTTCGCTCTATCAGCTCTGGCGCTTCGAAAATATCCTAGAACCTGGGCAGCTGTCGGGCGAGTTCGATGCTTTGTACGTCCCGCAGATGAGCTACGTCACAGGCGATCTTGATATTCACGATGTGGCGATGACTACCGCAGACTATACGCTAAGTTCCAAGCTGCTAGGCGAACGAGTCAGCACGCCAGGTATCGTCTTCGTCAATACGTTGTTTGGCTGCCTAGCCACCCTGAGTGAAACACATAGCTTTCGGCCGGTTTGGCATCCGCCGTTCCTGTCCAAACTAGCCGCAGAAGACCGCTGCCATCTGAACGGGTTGGCGCTACAGGACGGACAGCCTGCCTATGTGACGGCGGTCAGTCAAAGCGATGTTGCCGATGGTTGGCGCGACCATCGGGTAAGTGGCGGCTGTGTGATTGATGTGCGTAGCAATGAGGTGGTTGCTACTGGCCTTTCGATGCCCCATTCGCCGCGGTGGTATCGGGGCAAGCTGTGGCTGCTGAATTCGGGTACGGGCGAGTTTGGTCAGGTTGATTTGGCCACCGGAAAGTTTGAGCCGGTGGCGTTTTGTCCGGGCTACTTACGGGGGCTAACGTTTGCGGACGACTTTGCAGTAGTTGGCCTATCGCAGTCGCGGGGGAACAAGACCTTTGCCGAGCTACCGCTAGAAGACCGGTTGCAGGCAAAGCAAGCGACGCCGCGCTGTGGGCTGAGTGTGATTGATTTGCGTAGTGGTGATGTGGCGCATAGTCTGCGCATAGAGGGTGTGGTAGAAGAACTCTACGATGTCGTGACGTTGCCGCAGGTAAGGCGGCCCCAGGCGATTGGCATCCGTAGTGATGAGATTCGGCGGGTACTCAGGGTGGCGGGTGAATAACTCGCGATAGACAAAAGATAAGAAAAACGGTCTGCGTCAACAGGCCGCTGTAGTTGTAAACACAAGGACGATAGCAAAATGGCTTTTCCAGCACAGTTTGACTTAGCAGACCTCGATGGCAGTAACGGCTTTGTAATTAATGGCGTCGACGAATTTGATTTCTCCGGTTATTCGGTGAGTGGTGCGGGTGATGTCAATGGTGATGGCATCGACGACCTGATCATTGGTGCAACTGGAGCCGACCCTAATGGCGAATTCTCAGGTGAGGTCTACGTAGTGTTTGGCCGCAGTGCGGGCTTTGATGCTGCCTTTGAACTCTCTAGCTTGGACGGCAGCAACGGCTTCGTACTCAATGGCATTGATGGCGGCGATCGCACTAGTCGTTCGGTGAGTGGTGCGGGTGACGTCAACGGCGATGGCTTCGATGATGTAATTATCAGCGCATACAGCGCCGAGCTCAACGGTAGTAGTGTAGGCGAGAACTACGTAGTGTTTGGCTCTGACGCGGGCTTTGACGCTGCCTTTGAGCTTTCTAGCTTGAACGGTAGTAACGGCTTCGTACTCAATGGCATCGACGAATTTGATTCCCCCGGTTATTCGGTGAGTGGTGCAGGTGATGTCAATGGTGATGGCTTTGATGACCTGATTATTGGTGCTCCCTTTGCCGACCCTAACGGCTTCGACTCGGGTGAGAGCTATGTGGTATTTGGTAGCGATGCTGGCTTTGACGCTACCCTCGAGCTTTCTAGCTTAGACGGCAGTAATGGCTTCGTACTCAACGGCATTGATGAAAATGGCTTCTTTGGTTTTTCGGTAAGTGGTGCGGGCGATGTCAATGGCGATGGCTTCGATGACGTAATTATTGGTGCACCCAATAGTTACCAGGGCTATATAGTGTTTGGCTCTGACGCGGGCTTTGACGCTGCCTTTGAGTTCTCCAGCTTAGATGGCAGTAATTTTTCTGTAATCGATGGCGTTGATAGGGGTGACCGCTTCGGTCATTCGGTGAGTGGGGCAGGCGATGTCAACGGCGATGGCTTTGATGATGTGATTATTGGCGCATATACAGCCGCCCCTAATGGCAACCGCAGCGCAGGTGAGAGCTATGTGGTGTTTGGTACTGATGCAGGCTTTCCCACTACCCTTGAGCTTTCTAGTCTAGATGGCAGCAATGGCTTCGTAATTAACGGCGTCGATAGCGGCGACTACTCCGGTTATTCGGTGAGTGGTGCAGGTGATGTCAACGGCGATGGCTTTGATGATGTGATTATTGGTGCATATCAAGCCGACCCTGATGGCGTAAATATTACCGGTGAGAGCTACGTGGTGTTTGGCACTGATGCAGGCTTCGATGCTGTCCTCGAACTCTCTAGCCTAGACGGTAGCAATGGCTTCATTCTCAGTGGCATCGACGAATTTGATTTCTCTGGTTTTTCGGTGAGCGGAGCAGGTGATGTCAACGGCGATGGCTTCGATGACCTGATTATTGGTGCATTTCGAGCTGCCCCTAATGGTATGAGGCTTGCTGGTGAGAGCTATGTGGTGTTTGGTGCCACTGATATCGGGTTATCTACAAACACTATCATCGGCACTAATGGCGACGATACACTTATCGGCAGCAAGAACAAAGACCTTCTGTTCGGCCTGGCGGGCAACGACTTTCTTGATGGCAGGAACAACAGCGATTCGCTCGACGGCGGTAAGGGTAACGATATCCTCAACGGTGGTCGAGGTAGCGATGCTCTCTTCGGTGGTAACGGGAACGACATCCTCAACGGCGGAGCCGACAACGATTCGCTTGATGGTGGCAACGGCCGCGATACGCTCAACGGTGACAAAGGTAACGATACGCTCGATGGTGGTCGAGGTAGCGACGCTCTCTTTGGTAACGATGGCAACGACATCCTCAACGGTGGAAAAGGCAACGATACGCTAGACGGCGGTAAGGGTAACGATACGCTAGACGGCGGCCGGGGAAATGACCTGCTCAACGGTGGTCGGGGCTTAGATGTGCTCGATGGCGGTCGGGGGAATGACTCGCTCAACGGCGGGGCGGACAACGACACGCTCGATGGCGGCAAGGGCAACGATACGCTAGACGGGGGCCGTGGTAACGACCTGCTCACCGGTGGTAACGGTAGAGATGTACTGCTGGGCAGCGATGGAGATGACACCCTCGTCGGTGGGGGCAACAACGATACGCTCACAGGCGGTAACGGTAGAGACACGTTTGTCCTATCAGTTGGTGGTGGCGTTGACACCATCACAGACTTCGACAGTAAAGACCTGATTGGTCTAGCGGGCGGACTGGGTATAGGCGAACTTTCCTTCGTAGGTAGTGACATCTTCGTTACTGATACGAACGAAGTGCTAGCGACCCTCACTGGCATTGATACGACAAGTTTGAGCAACAGTCAGTTCGTACTGGTCTAAGCGCTTTTAGCCTAGGTTCAGGCGAACTCGAATATCTCAAATATGAAAAACGGCCTGCGTCAACAGGCCGCTGTAGTTGTAAACGAAAGGATGATAGCAAAATGGCTTTTTCATTACCGCTTTTAGCAGAACTCGATGGAAGTAACGGCTTTTCGATCGAAAGCTCTGGTTTTTTTGTAAGTGGCGCAGGTGATGTCAACAACGATGGCATTGATGACCTAATTGTTGACGGTTCAGTGGTCTTTGGCTCCGATACGGGGTTTGAAGCGGCCTTTGACCGTTCTAGCTTAGATGGCAGCAATGGTTTTGTGCTCAATGGCTTTGCTTCTTCCGCAAGCGATGCGGGCGATGTCAACGGTGATGGCATTGATGACCTAATTGTTGGCAGCTCAGTGGTATTTGGCACCGATGCAGGCTTTGAAGCAGTCCTTGACCGTTCTAGCTTGGACGGCAGCAACGGCTTTGTCCTCAATGACATTGATGCACAGGACAGAACTGGCTCTTCCGTGAGCGGTGCGGGCGATGTTAACGGTGATGGCTTCGATGATCTGATTATTGGTGCACCTGCGGCTGATCCCAATGGCGACTCTTCCGGCGAGAGCTACGTGGTGTTTGGTACCGACGCGGGCTTTGATGCTGCCTTTGAGCTCTCTAGCTTAGATGGTAGCAATGGCTTCGTGCTCAATGGCATTTCTGAAGGCGATCGCTCCGGCAGTTCGGTAAGCGGTGCGGGTGATGTCAACGGCGATGGCTTTGATGATTTGATCATTAGCGCACCTGGCGCCGACATCAATGGGACTATGTCAGGTCAGAGCTACGTGGTGTTCGGCTCTGATACAGGTTTTGACGCAGCTCTCGAACTCTCTAGCTTAGATGGCAGCAACGGTTTCGTGCTCAATGGCATCAACGAATACGACTACTTTGGTAGCTCGGTGAGCGGTGCGGGTGACATTAACGGTGATGGCTTTGATGACTTGATTATTGGTGCGCCTGGGGCAGATCCATATCGTGGATTTCCGCTTTCTATAGGCGAAAGCTACGTAGTGTTCGGTAGCGATACAGACTTCGACGCTACTCTTGAAATCTCGGAGCTCGATGGTAACAACGGTTTTTCACGCAGAGGCTTCGATTTCTATGACCGCTCAGGTAGTTCAGTGAGCGGTGCGGGTGACGTTAACGGTGATGGCTTTGATGACGTGATTGTTGGTGCACCTCAGGCCGATCTGATGCCTCGCTATCGTCGCGACTCAGGTACGATTTATGTGCTATTCGGCAGCGATTCAGACTTCAGTACTTCCGGGCTCTTGGGTACTGATGTTTATGACAATTTCGGCTCTTCCGTGAGCGGTGCGGGCGATGTCAACGGTGATGGCTTTGATGACCTGATTGTTGGTGCACCTGGTGCAGGGCAGAGCTATGTGATATTTGGCGTTGCTAGTAATCCAAATCCTGATGCGATCGATGACGCAGTGACTACTGATGAGGATACGCCATTGAGCGGTAATGTCTTTGCTGACAATGGCAATGGTCCGGATACCGCCACGGATGGTAACTCCTTCACCGTTACCCGGGTCAATGGCAGCCCTGCTAACGTCGGTACTCAAGTTGTTCTTACCTCAGGCGCACTACTCACCCTCAATTCCGACGGTAGCTTCGACTACGATCCTAATGGCCGGTTTGAGGCACTCAACGCAAACGATACCGCCACTGATAGCTTTGAGTACACCATCAAAGGTGAGCGCTTTGCTGATACCGCCACCGTAACTATCGCCATTACTGGCGTTACTGATTCAACCGGACAGCTTAATTTGGCTCTGCTTGATGGCAGCAACGGCTTTGTACTCAATGGTGTTGCTGAAGGTGACAGTTCCGGTATTTCGGTAAGCGGTGCGGGCGACATTAATGGCGATGGCTTTGATGACCTGATTATTGGTGCATACAGTGCTGATCCCAATGGGGACTATTCAGGTGAGAGCTATGTGGTGTTTGGCTCCGACGCAGGCTTTGACACTGCTATTGAACTCTCTAACTTGGATGGCAGCAACGGCTTCGTGCTTAGTGGTATCGATGAACGCGATAGCTTCGGTTACTCGGTGAGTGGTGTAGGCGACATTAACGGCGACGGTATCGATGACCTAATTATCAGCGCACCTGGCGCAGGGCAGACCTATGTGGTGTTTGGCGCTGATACGGGCTTTGACGCTGCTCTCGAACTCTCTAGCTTGGATGGCGGCAACGGCTTCGTAGTAAATGGCATTAATGCAAATAGCGACTCTGGTATCTCGCTAAGTGGTGTAGGCGATGTGAATGGTGATGGCTTCGATGATCTTATTATTGGCGCATACCCAACCTACTCTTCATATGTGATTTTTGGTTCCAGCATGGGCTTTGATGCTGTCCTAGAAATTTCTGACTTAGATGGTAACAACGGCTTCGTACTCAACGGTGGTGGCTACTCCGGTTATTCGGTCAGCGGCGCAGGTGATATCAATGGTGATGGCTTCGATGACCTCATTATCGGCGCACCAAGATTCGAGCTTGGTGACGGTTATCCCTATACCTATACAGGCGCAACCTATGTGTTGTTTGGCACCGATGCGGGCTTCGAGGCTACTTTTGACCTCTCTAGCCTAGACGGCAGCAACGGCTTCGTAATAGATGGTGCTGATGAAGATGACTATGCTGGTGCTTCGGTCAGCGGCGCAGGTGATGTCAATGGTGATGGCTTCGATGACCTGATTATCGGTGCACGTAGGGCCGATCCCAATGGAGATGCTTCAGGCGAAAGCTATGTGGTGTTTGGCACCGATGCAGGCTTCGATACTGCCATTGAGCCCTCTAGCTTAGACGGCAGTAACGGCTTCGTAATTAATGGCATTGATGAAGGCGACGGCTCTGGCCGTTCAGTCAGTGGCGCAGGTGATGTGAATGGTGATGGCTTCGATGACCTGATTATTAGCGCACCTTACGCGGACCCTAATAGCTTCAGTTCAGGCGAAAGCTATGTGGTGTTTGGCACCGATGCAGGCTTCGATGCTGTCTTTAGTCTCTTTAGCTTAGATGGCAGCAACGGCTTCGTAATTAATGGCATTGATGAACTTGATCGTTCCGGTGTTTCGGTGAGCGGTGCGGGGGATATCAACGGTGACGGCTTTGATGACCTAATTATTGGCGCACCTGGGGCCGATCCTAATGGCTACGATTCAGGCGAGAGCTATGTAGTGTTTGGCGCTGCTGATATTGGGTTATCCACATCTACGCGCTTCGGCACTAGCGGAGATGATACGCTCATCGGTGGCAAGAACAAAGACATCCTGTTCGGCTTAGGGGGCAACGACTTTCTCGATGGCGGCAACGGTGACGATTCGCTAGACGGGGGCCGGGGCAGAGACATTCTCTTCGGCGGTAATGGCGACGATATCCTTTTCGGGGGAGCAGACAGCGATACGCTAGATGGCGGCAAAGGCAACGATACGCTAGACGGTGGCAAAGGCAACGATACGCTGGACGGCGGTCGGGGTGATGACAGCCTCTTCGGCGGTGATGGTAACGACAGCCTGATTGGAGGAGCAGACAGCGATACGCTAGGCGGTGGCAAGGGTAACGATACGCTAGACGGTGGCAAGGGCAACGACTCGCTCGATGGCGGTCGGGGCCTAGATGCGCTCTTCGGCAACGATGGTAACGACATCCTCAGTGGTGGTGCGGACAACGATACGCTAGACGGCGGTAGAGGTAACGATACGCTAGACGGGGGCCGGGGGAATGACTTTCTCACGGGCGGTAGCGGTAGAGACGTGCTGCTAGGCGGCGATGGTAACGACACCCTCATCGGTGGGGGCAACAACGATACGCTTACAGGTGGTAACGGTAGAGACACGTTTGTCCTATCAACTGGTGACGGCGCTGATACCATTACAGACTTTGACAGTAAAGACCTGGTTGGACTTGCAGGTGGACTAGGTATTGGAGACCTCTCCTTTGTCGGCAATGACATTTTGGTTACCGATACCAACGAGGTGCTAGCGATCCTCACTAGCATTGATACGACGAGCTTGAACAGCAGCCAGTTCGTCCTGGTCTAAGCACCTTTAGCCTAAACATAGGCGCACTCGAATACAAACATAAGAAAAACGGCCTGCGTCAACAGGCCGCTGTAGTTGTAAACAAAAGGATGATAGAAAAATGGTTTTTCCAGCACAGTTTGACTTAGCCTCCCTCGATGGCAATAACGGCTTCGTTCTTAATGGTGTTGATATAGATGACCGCGCCGGTTTTTCGGTCAGTGGGGCAGGCGATGTCAATGGCGATGGCTTTGATGACTTCATCATCGGTGCACCTGAAGCAGAGCCCAATGGTAGTGATTCAGGCGAGAGCTACGTCGTGTTTGGCTCCGATATGGTTTTTGACACCGTCATCGAACTCTCCAGCTTGGATGGCAGTAACGGCTTCGTAATCAATGGCATTGATATAGGTGATGATTCTGGTACTTCGGTAAGCAGTGCGGGTGATGTCAATGGCGATGGCCTCGGCGACCTCATTGTCGGTGCGCCTGGAGCTAGTCCCAATGGTGATGCTTCGGGTGAGAGCTACGTAGTGTTTGGTTCTGATACGGGCTTTGACGCTTCTTTTGAGCTTTCTAGTCTAGATGGCAGTAACGGCTTTGTGCTCAATGGCATCAATACAGGCGATCGCTCCGGCTTTTCGGTCAGTGGGGCGGGCGATGTCAATGGCGATGGTTTCGATGACCTGATTATTGGCGCGTACAGGGCCAACCCCAATGGTGACCTTTCGGGTAGGAGCTACGTAGTGTTTGGCTCTGACGCAGGCTTTGACGCTGATTTCGAGCTTTCTATCCTAGATAGCAATAATGGCTTTGTTCTCAATGGCATCGATACAGGCGCTCGCTCTGGCTTTTCGGTAAGCAGTGCGGGTGATGTCAATGGCGACGGCTTCGATGACCTCATCATTGGCGCACCCTGGGCTGACCCTAATAGCAGCTTTTCAGGCGAGAGCTACGTGGTGTTTGGTTCTGGTGCGGGCTTTGACACCATCCTCGAGCTTTCTAGCTTGGATGGCAGCAACGGCTTCGTTATTGAGGGCATAGATTTCTTTGACTTCTCCGGTCGTTCAGTAAGCAGTGCGGGAGACATCAACGGTGATGGCTTTGATGACCTGATTATCGGCGCATCTGGCGCTAGCTCCTTTAGTAGTGAGTATGGATTTAGCCTCTATACAGGCGAGAGCTACGTGGTGTTTGGCACCGATGCGGACTTTGATGCTGTGCTTGAGCTTTCTAGCTTAGATGGCAGCAACGGCTTCGTTATTGAGGGCATTGACGAATATGATGGTTTCGGTCGTTCAGTGAGCAGTGCGAGAGACATCAACGGCGATGGCTTCGATGACCTGATTATCGGAGAATATAGCAATTTTAGAGGCACTATCACCGAAGGCGGGAGCTATGTAGTGTTTGGTACCGATGCAGGCTTTGCTACTACGCTCGACCTTAACAGCCTAGATGGCAGTAACGGCTTTGCGTTCAGTGGCTTCGATAAGTATGCTGGCTTCGGCCGTTCGCTCAGCGGGGTGGGGGATGTCAACGGCGATGGCTTCGACGACCTGATCATTGGCAGACCCAATACCTATTCCAGTGGCGTCTCTTCAGGCCAAAGCTACGTGGTATTCGGTGCGGCTAGTAGTGAAACGCTCATCGGCACGGATGGTAATAATGTCCTTGTTGGTGGTAAGGGTAACGACTTACTCGATGGCAAAGCAGGCAACGATGTCCTCGACGGCGATGAGGGTGATGACAATCTCTATGGCGGTAACGATGCTGACATTCTGATCGGCGGCGATGGTAACGACTCGCTCTTCGGTGAGCAGGGCTTCGATACGCTCTATGGCGGTAACGGTGACGACTTACTCCTCGGTGGAAATGGCAAGGACACGCTTATCGGCGGTGATGGCAACGATACACTCGAAGGTGAGATTGGCAAAGACACGCTTATTGGTGGTGAGGGTAACGATCTCCTAACAGGCGGTCAAGGTAGAGACACTTTTGTCTTGGTACTTGGCGAGGGTACGGACACTATTACTGACTTCAGTGGTCAAGATCGGATTGGCTTAGCCGGTGGACTGGGCATCGGCGATCTGTCGTTTGTTGGTAACGACATCCTCTTTACTGATACGAACGAGGTACTAGCGACCCTTAGTGGCATAGACACCACTAGCTTGAACAACAGTCAGTTCGTACTGATTTAGACCGAGTCTGTACAAACCTGTTTGACCACCCAAACTCAAAGGGAAGCTTAAGACAAGAGTTCTTAGCTTCCCTTCGCTGTCATTCAGGCTTTTGTATCTATGAATGCTTCCTCTTCTCAAGCCGATATATCCTACACCAACGTTATGGAGAAATTAGTCGCAGATGAGGTCGCTAGGCAAAAGTCTAAGTTGCCAGAAAAGCTGCGTAGATACATCAAATCGGTCGAGGTCGAAACCTACGCCCTCAACCGATTGCCCGCACTCTATGCCTCCAGCGAAAAAGGATGGCAGATTCAATACGAAAAAGCGGGAAAAACCTACGCTAAAGAGATATACAAAGCCGTACGACAAGGTGTTGCTGCTGTTCAAATTGATCCGTTCAGGGCTTCTCAACCGCTATCTGCTAAGCAAGGTGACAAGTCATCAGCTATCTTGAAGACCTTTCGCGATCTGCTCAATCGGCCTGAGCTAAGCTGGGACGACATTCTACATGAGTGTAAACGCCTACTACTGCCTGATGATCACCCCGAACGTCCATCGCTAGATGACGAGTCAAAGCAGAAGTCTCATCGGCAACCAAGTACCTATGGCAGTATCGAGCCGTGGTCAAGGAAGAGATAGGCGCTCGGACGTAGTCAATCCAACCTTCATGAAACCGTCAAAGGTTTGAAGCACTACTACAGCAATCGGCATTCAGCTAGACCCATGTATCTCTTCAAGTTGGAACTATTTCGAGCTTGATCTTGAGCTTGATTTTAGAGCTTCATCAAGTCCTAGACGTTTGACGCCCTGTCGAAGTCGCTCAGCTTCGGTAGGGTCTAACTTTTCGGCAAGGCTGATGGCCTTATCGAAGGCTGCTTTGCTTTGGGGTAGCTTGCCTAGTTTGAACAGAACAGCGCCCAGATTTTGGTAGGCTACACCGTAGTTTGGATCAAGAGCGATCGCATACTCATAAGCTCGCATTGCCGGTTCTAAGTAACCCTTTGCTTTATGCACCACGCCTAGGTTGAAAAACGTCACTGGGTGCTTTGGATCGATTCGGCCAGCCGCTTCGTACTGCGCGATCGCCCCGTCAAGATTGCCCTTTAGCTTCAGCAATGCGCCTAGATTCAAATAAGCAGACAGCTTTAATAATTCAGCAATAGGAACTGCGATCGCCTTTCTATAAGCTGCTTCAGCCGCCTCAAAGTCTTCTGTATATCGATGCACTATTCCCAGGTGATAATAGGCCTCATACTCTGTTAGTGGCTGCAGTCTGCTTGTAATTGCACTTGCTTTTAGCGCCTGATGAAGCAACGTGAGTGCTTTTTCCCACGCCCGGCTTTGCACATACAAAGCTCCGAGCTTGTTAGCGATTAGCTTATCCTCTGGGTTTGCTGCCAGATACTTAGTCATGATCCGCTCAGCGCGTTTGAATTTATCTTTCGCCTCAATTGGCGTCACGCTATAGTTTGTATGCTCAATGATTGCTCCACTAGTTGCTCCATCGAGCTGCGCCACCTGCCAGTGCGGTTCAGCCGCCATCAGCGCTTCGATACTGTCATCGACGCTCTCATAGATGGGCCTAGTATATTTAATCGAAACTAGGTTGCGAAACAGCCGAGACACCTGAGTATAGGGAGACTGATTGACAGCAATTTCTCGACGTAGAGCAGTCACCATCAACAGGTTTGCAGGATCTATCTGTCCTAGAGGTTTCTCCGCTCTAATGGTGGCAATCAGCCGCTGTCCTGCCGCTGTCAGCGTTTCGTCGGCATCTAGCACGAGTATCCAGTCTTGCGTCGCTTGATCTAGAGAAGCATTGCGAGCGATCGCAAAATCATCGCCCCACATCAAAAAATTCACCTTTGCCCCTGCTGCTGCCGCAATCATAGGCGTATCGTCACCAGAGCCCGTATCCAAGACGATAATCTCGTCTGCTAAGTGCTTGACGCTCGACAGGGCACGAGGCAAATTTTTGGCCTCATCTTTCACAATCATACAAAGGCTAAGCGTCGCCATGAGTCGGGATCTTCCAAAGTGTCTTCTGGGGTGTCATCTAGGGCCTGCTGTTACAATTGCAGCAGATATGAGCTGTCTCGATTGGAGATCAGGTAATGACGGCTGTAACAGCAAAGTGGACTCTGGCAGAATACCATCGCATGATTGACTCTGGCGTACTAGACGAGCGCCAAGTCGAATTGATCAAAGGAGAGATCATTGAGATGGCGCCAGAGGGAAGCCCTCATTCATACTTTGTTTCCGAATCAGGTGAATATCTAATTCGGCTGTTAGGAGAAAAGGCAAAGGTACGCTATGGCAACCCAATTACGCTTCCTAATCAATCCGAGCCAGAACCAGATATCGCAGTTGTTCAGCGTCTCGGCAAGGCGTACCTTCAGCATCACCCATACCCAGAAAATATCTTTTGGTTGATTGAATACTCAAACGCAAGCTTAAACAAAGACCTTAATTTGAAGAGTCAGGTCTATGCAGAAGTCGATATTCCTGAGTACTGGGTTGTTGATCTCAAGAACCGATTACTGATTGTGTTTAGAGAGCCTAAGTCAGGACAGTACTCATCACGCTCTACGTACACTGAAGGCCAGATAGCGCCGCTGGCTTTTCCTGACGTGCCTATCTTAGTCAGCGCTATTATTGACCGGAGCTAAAAAGCTCAGCATACTAATTTCACTGAGCTATGACAAAAGTGATTGAGCCCGCTCTAAAGCAGACCTCACTTGCTCAAAGCCAGTACCACCGGCGCTGTTACGCGCTGAAACGACTTGAGCAGGCGCGATCGCCTCGTAGATATCTGCCTCAAATTTCGGATGCAGCCCCTGCCACTCTTCTAAGCTCAACTCCTTCAATAGTTTTCCTGCTGCCAAAGAAGTCTTCACGACCTTCCCAACCAAGTTATAAGCCTCTCGAAAGGGAACCCCTTTCGCGGCTAGATAATCGGCCACATCCGTCGCATTAGAAAAGTCTTCTGCGACCGCTTGGTTTAGCCTGTCAGTACGAAACGTAATGCCCTCTTGCAGTAAGATAGTCATCGCCTCCAAGCAGCCAGAGACCGTTGCTACCGTATCAAAAATGGCCTCTTTATCTTCTTGCAAATCCTTGTTGTAGGCCAGCGGCAACCCCTTCATCATCACCAACAGCCCCTGCAGGTGGCCAAAAGTTCGTCCAGTCTTACCCCGCACCAGCTCAGGCACATCAGGATTCTTCTTCTGGGGCATGATGCTCGATCCGGTCGAGCAGGTATCGCCCAGGGTTACAAACCG
It includes:
- a CDS encoding VCBS domain-containing protein; amino-acid sequence: MAFSLPLLAELDGSNGFSIESSGFFVSGAGDVNNDGIDDLIVDGSVVFGSDTGFEAAFDRSSLDGSNGFVLNGFASSASDAGDVNGDGIDDLIVGSSVVFGTDAGFEAVLDRSSLDGSNGFVLNDIDAQDRTGSSVSGAGDVNGDGFDDLIIGAPAADPNGDSSGESYVVFGTDAGFDAAFELSSLDGSNGFVLNGISEGDRSGSSVSGAGDVNGDGFDDLIISAPGADINGTMSGQSYVVFGSDTGFDAALELSSLDGSNGFVLNGINEYDYFGSSVSGAGDINGDGFDDLIIGAPGADPYRGFPLSIGESYVVFGSDTDFDATLEISELDGNNGFSRRGFDFYDRSGSSVSGAGDVNGDGFDDVIVGAPQADLMPRYRRDSGTIYVLFGSDSDFSTSGLLGTDVYDNFGSSVSGAGDVNGDGFDDLIVGAPGAGQSYVIFGVASNPNPDAIDDAVTTDEDTPLSGNVFADNGNGPDTATDGNSFTVTRVNGSPANVGTQVVLTSGALLTLNSDGSFDYDPNGRFEALNANDTATDSFEYTIKGERFADTATVTIAITGVTDSTGQLNLALLDGSNGFVLNGVAEGDSSGISVSGAGDINGDGFDDLIIGAYSADPNGDYSGESYVVFGSDAGFDTAIELSNLDGSNGFVLSGIDERDSFGYSVSGVGDINGDGIDDLIISAPGAGQTYVVFGADTGFDAALELSSLDGGNGFVVNGINANSDSGISLSGVGDVNGDGFDDLIIGAYPTYSSYVIFGSSMGFDAVLEISDLDGNNGFVLNGGGYSGYSVSGAGDINGDGFDDLIIGAPRFELGDGYPYTYTGATYVLFGTDAGFEATFDLSSLDGSNGFVIDGADEDDYAGASVSGAGDVNGDGFDDLIIGARRADPNGDASGESYVVFGTDAGFDTAIEPSSLDGSNGFVINGIDEGDGSGRSVSGAGDVNGDGFDDLIISAPYADPNSFSSGESYVVFGTDAGFDAVFSLFSLDGSNGFVINGIDELDRSGVSVSGAGDINGDGFDDLIIGAPGADPNGYDSGESYVVFGAADIGLSTSTRFGTSGDDTLIGGKNKDILFGLGGNDFLDGGNGDDSLDGGRGRDILFGGNGDDILFGGADSDTLDGGKGNDTLDGGKGNDTLDGGRGDDSLFGGDGNDSLIGGADSDTLGGGKGNDTLDGGKGNDSLDGGRGLDALFGNDGNDILSGGADNDTLDGGRGNDTLDGGRGNDFLTGGSGRDVLLGGDGNDTLIGGGNNDTLTGGNGRDTFVLSTGDGADTITDFDSKDLVGLAGGLGIGDLSFVGNDILVTDTNEVLAILTSIDTTSLNSSQFVLV
- a CDS encoding late competence development ComFB family protein, with amino-acid sequence MNASSSQADISYTNVMEKLVADEVARQKSKLPEKLRRYIKSVEVETYALNRLPALYASSEKGWQIQYEKAGKTYAKEIYKAVRQGVAAVQIDPFRASQPLSAKQGDKSSAILKTFRDLLNRPELSWDDILHECKRLLLPDDHPERPSLDDESKQKSHRQPSTYGSIEPWSRKR
- a CDS encoding FG-GAP repeat protein; this encodes MVFPAQFDLASLDGNNGFVLNGVDIDDRAGFSVSGAGDVNGDGFDDFIIGAPEAEPNGSDSGESYVVFGSDMVFDTVIELSSLDGSNGFVINGIDIGDDSGTSVSSAGDVNGDGLGDLIVGAPGASPNGDASGESYVVFGSDTGFDASFELSSLDGSNGFVLNGINTGDRSGFSVSGAGDVNGDGFDDLIIGAYRANPNGDLSGRSYVVFGSDAGFDADFELSILDSNNGFVLNGIDTGARSGFSVSSAGDVNGDGFDDLIIGAPWADPNSSFSGESYVVFGSGAGFDTILELSSLDGSNGFVIEGIDFFDFSGRSVSSAGDINGDGFDDLIIGASGASSFSSEYGFSLYTGESYVVFGTDADFDAVLELSSLDGSNGFVIEGIDEYDGFGRSVSSARDINGDGFDDLIIGEYSNFRGTITEGGSYVVFGTDAGFATTLDLNSLDGSNGFAFSGFDKYAGFGRSLSGVGDVNGDGFDDLIIGRPNTYSSGVSSGQSYVVFGAASSETLIGTDGNNVLVGGKGNDLLDGKAGNDVLDGDEGDDNLYGGNDADILIGGDGNDSLFGEQGFDTLYGGNGDDLLLGGNGKDTLIGGDGNDTLEGEIGKDTLIGGEGNDLLTGGQGRDTFVLVLGEGTDTITDFSGQDRIGLAGGLGIGDLSFVGNDILFTDTNEVLATLSGIDTTSLNNSQFVLI